In Gimesia panareensis, the genomic window CAGGAAGTAGTTTTCCTCGAAAGCGGGAATTTTGACCTCTTCCACGAAGTCGAAACCGGCGTCTTCGACTTCTTTGCGGAAGGTCTCTTTGCCTGCGCGAACATGTCCCAGCGTCCATTCGCGAGACTTGCCGGGGATGCGTTCGAAGTCGATCAGAATCAGCTGCCCGCCCGGGACGAGCGCCTCGTGCAGGGAAGCCATGGACTGGGCCGGGTATTCGAAATGGTGATAGACATCACAGATGAAAGCGGCATCGATAGAACCGGGGGGCAGACGGACGTCATCCTGACCGCAGAGGACGGGGGTGACATTCTGCAGCTCCAGGATATCCGAAATTTTCCCGACCCGCTCGACGAACTTGGGAACGATATCCAGGGCGAAGACCCAGCCCTTTTTTCCGACGGCCTGGGAAAACGGTTCCACAAACAGACCCGTCCCGGTGCCGACGTCGGCAATGCGATCGCCGGGCTTGAGTTTCAACTGTTTTACAATCTGATCGCGGGCACGGAAGACTTCCCGGCTTTCGACTTCGAAACGCTTGACCCATTTATCGACATCCAGATCGGGATCGAGGAATGACTTGTTGATCCCCGGCTTCACACTCTGGGGTGGTGCGGTGGCAGTTGGTGCGGTGGCAGTCTCCTGGGCCATGACAGGAGATAAATGCAGGCAGACGGTGGCGAGCAGAGCAAAACATAAACTACGCATAGCAGGTTCCTGAATAAAGGGGACGCGAAACAGTTCATTCGAATCGGCCAGTGGATTTATTTTACATGTAAGGTACCTGTGAGGGAACCGTCAAAAGAGATGCCAGGGGGAGTGGCTGACGATGATTGAGCAACGGTATCAGGCCATCGATTCAATCGTCTTACGGAACCGTGACAGAGCAACCAGAAAAAAAACAGCCCCAATCAATGCCAGGGCGAGGAACTGCGGCCAGACGATCGCTAATCCTGCCCCTCGATATAAAATTGCCTGGGCCAGCATGACATAGTGCGTATTGGGGGCCATCAGCATCAGATTCTGAATGATCTCCGGCATACTTTCCCGGGGAGTGACTCCTCCAGAAAGCATCTGCAGCGGCAAGAGGATCAGGATCACCAGCAGGCCGAACTGGGGCATGGAGCGGGCATAGGTTCCCATGAAAATTCCCATTGACGTTGTCGCGAACAGCTGCATGATCGTCCCAGCCAGAAACAACAGGATTGACCCCTGGATGGGAACATTCATGATTCCCTGCACCACAAAGATCAGGGAAAGCGCAGTTGCCACCAGGACCACCAGCCCCATGGACCATAATTTGCTGACCATGATTTCAAAAGGAGTCACCGGCATTACCAGTAAATGTTCGATGGTTCCCCGTTCCCGCTCACGAATCAGTGCAGCACCGGTCAAAATGATGGAAAGCATCGTCACCTGATCAATGAGTTTCATAATCGAACCAAACCACGACTTATTGAGTTCCGGGTTGAATCGTACCCGTACAGCGAGTTCTACGGACGACGTGGCAACGGATCGATAATGCTTCACATACTCCTGGACTTCCTGATTGATCATTGTCTGGATATAACCGCTGCCATTAAATGCCTGGTTCATGCGGGTTGCATCCACATTCAACTGAATTTGCGGTGCATCTCCCGCAAGTACATCCCGCTGGAAATCAGGAGGGATATTCAGCGCGAACGTATCCAGCCCCGCGTCCATTCGCGCATCCATTTCTGACTGATTTACCGCGGTAGGGGGCAGAAAACAGGGTTGCTGAAATGCTCCTGAGATTCTGACTGATAACGGCGACTGATCCTCATCAATGATCGCAATGGGTGCTTTATTCAGAGTCTCTGACACAGACCTGGCCCCTAAAATGACAAATCCTGTAAAAGCAATTCCAATCAACACTAACATCAGCGGGTCACGTAGCAGACTCCATAGTTCCTTCACCCCCAATTGAATGATATGCTCTGCGCGCATCGTTCAGGCCTCCTGCTTTCTCAATAAAAGAATGCTTAAGCCAGTCAGCACAGGAACAGACGCCAGCAACGGGATAAAGTCGGTGTACAGCTCTGCAAAACCGAGTCCCTTCGAAAATGTTCCTCGGGTAATCGTCAGAAAATAGGTCGTCGGGTAAATACTCCCCAACAGCCTGCCCGTCCCTTCCAGCGAAGAGACCGGATCCATCATTCCACAAAACTGGGTTGAGGGTAAAATGGTCAAAATCGCGGTTACGAAAATGGCCGCGACCTGGCTGCGGGTGAACGAGGAGATTAACAGCCCCATCGCAGTGGCACAGATACAATAGATGAAAGCGCCGACGGCGAGTGCCCCAAAACTGCCATTTAAGGAAACGTCAAACAGCACCACCGCCATTTCCCACAACAGTAGAAAATTCAGCATCCCCACCAGGATATAAGGTATCTGTTTTCCCAGAATAAACTCGGAACGGGTGACCGGCGTCACATAAAGATTAATGATCGACCCGAGTTCCTTCTCCCGTACGACTGACAAAGCGGCCAGCATCGATGGGATCAACAGTAACAGCACAGGGATGACAGCAGGTACCATCGATACCAGACTTTTCACATTGGGGTTGTACCGAAAGCGGGTTTGAATGGTCACCAGATCAGCAAATTCATCCTCTCTGCCGAATTGGACCGCCTGATCCTTCAACCATTGCAGATTTAATCCCTGCACATAACTTTGTACCGTTTCCGCACGAGCCGGCATTGCGCCATCGATCCAGACGCCGATCTCAACCGATTTGCCACGTTTCAGGTCGCGGGCAAAACCGTGTGGTATTTCGAGGGCAACACTCAGTTCACCAGCCTGCATCCGCTGATCCAGGCTTTGATAATCTGTAATCGGAGATCGTTCGGTAAAGTAGCGTGAACCTGCCATATTAAAAATATAGTCTCGGCTGGTCCCGGTCTGATCCCGGTCCAACACGCTAAATGTGAGATCTTCCACGTCCAGATTGATCCCGTAGCCCATAATAAACATCAGGATCACGGTTCCCAGCAAGGCGAGGGTCAGTCGAATTGGATCACGACGTAATTCTAATGTTTCCCGGATGCTGTAACTCAGCATGCGTCGCAGACTGAAATGATGATGATCGTTGATTGTGCTACAGGCAGGCTGGGGACCTGCAGGTTGCCCTTTTGACGGCGGTTGAATTAAGTTCTTCCGGGCTACATGGTCTGACTGCTGGCTGACCGCCTCTTCGAGGTAACCGATAAATGCCTCTTCCAGAGAGGCCGCATTTCGTTTCTCGACAAGCCTGCCCGGTGTTTCACTGATTAATACCTGCCCTGCATGCATCAGTGAAATCCGATCGCAGCGTGCCGCTTCGTTAATTAAGTGAGTGGAGATAAAAATGGTTACCTGATCACGCCGGGAAAGTTCGATCAGATATTCCCAGAAGGAGTCTCGCGCTACCGGATCGACACCCGAAGTGGGCTCATCCAGTATGAGCAGGCTGGGTTGATGAATCAGGGCCACTGCCAGAGATAATCGCTGCTGTAGTCCCAGGGGAAGAGAGCCAGGCAGGTCATGTTCCACCTCCTCAAGTTCGAAACGTGACAGCATCTGTTGCACACGTTCGGGAATCCGCTCTTGCGGTAGCTGGAACAACTGCGCGTGCAGTACCAGGTTCTGTTTTACAGTCAATTCCGCATAGAGTGAAAAACTTTGCGACATATAACCCACGTGGCGGCGGATCTCCAGATCCTGTGCATCAATTTTCTTTCCGAACAGCCAGGCTTGCCCCTCACTTGCAGGTAACAAACCTGTGAGCATTTTCATGGTTGTCGTTTTTCCACAGCCATTCGAACCTAGAAAACCAAAGATTTCTCCACGTTGAATCCGAAAATTCACTCGATCCACTGCGACAAAATCCCCAAAACATTTTGTCAGATCCTGAGCCTCGATGACAATTTGTTCTCCGGCGTGTTCTACTCTGGGAACGAGCTCAATTTTTCTGTGCCCCAGGCGTTTTCTCTCGGGAAGGAGTGCGATGTAAGCCTCCTCCAGGTTTTCCGTTTCGGTGCGTGTGAGTAATTCCTGTGGCGTCCCTTCGGCCAGCACTCGGCCACTGTCCATGGCGATGAGCTGATCAAAGCGTGCCGCCTCATCCATATAAGCCGTCGCCACCAGCACGCTGATATCTGGTTGTTCCTGACGGATCCGATCTATCAGATCCCAGAACTGTCGTCGTGAAAGCGGATCAACGCCGGTCGTTGGTTCATCAAGAATCAGCAGTTGGGGATCATGGATCAGCGCACAGCAGAGTCCCAGTTTCTGTTTCATCCCTCCTGAAAGTTTACCCACCGGTCGTGCAGAAAACGGGGCCAGCCCAGTCGTCTCCAGTAGTTCCTGAATATGCACTGCACGCTCGAAATGGCTGCGCCCGAACAGTCGGCCAAAAAAGTCCACATTTTCAAAAACAGAAAGCGTGGGGTACAGATTTTTCCCCAGGCCTTGCGGTATATAGGCGATGCGGGGGCAGACTTTCCGGCGGTGTGCGGCTTGTGAGATATTACCGCCCAGGACTTCTATCTGTCCCTGTTGAATCCGTCGCACTCCGGTAATCAGTGATAACAGGCTGGACTTGCCGACTCCGTCGGGACCGATCAGGCCAATCAATTTTCCCGCAGGCACTTCCAGGCTGATTGATTTGAGAGCCTGTGTCTTTCCATACTTGAGTGAGATGTCTGTCAATCGCACCACTGGATCGTTCCCAGCCGGAACAGCTGCAACAGCGGTGCCTGCCGAGTCTGTCATTCTGGTAGCCGCACTTCCAGATTCGCGGGCCAAACCGCCTGCTCGTCCAGTTGCACATAGGCCATTCCCGGCAAGCCTGTTTTGACACGGTGAATATGCTGTTTGATTAATCCCGGATCGATACTCGCCTTGATCCGGAACATAAGCTTCTGCCGCTCTTCGGCTGTCTCAACAGTTTTGGGTGTGAACTGTGCTACATTTGCCACGAACGAAATTTTCGCGGGAATGATATACTGGGGAGTTGCATCCAGTAAGAGCCGGACTTCACTGCCCATTTTGACTTGACCGGCAGCTGTTGTGGGCAGAAAAAAGATCATGTAAACTTCGCCCAAATCGACCAGATTTAAAACTTTCCCCCCTGCGCTGAGAACTTCACCAGGCTGGGCAATCCGGTATTGAATACGGCCAGTCCGTGGGGAGTTGAGCGTACAATCATCAATGTCGGCCTGTAATTGTTCAATTCTGGCCTGAGCAGCTCCCACTGCAGCTTCAGCCTGGATTACCTGTGATTTGGCCGTATTGATGGCAGCATCTGCTCCGGCAACTCTCGCATTGGCTGCATCCAGGGTTGCCTGGGTGCCAAAGAATCGGGAGCGTTCCGATTCCATTTCGTCTGTTGAGATCGCTGACGATTTCAGGAGTCTCTGCGCCCTTTTATAGCGATTCTCTGCGAGTTCAACTTCTGCCTTCCGTTGCTTCACTAAAGACTCGGCGGCCGCTTTTTCGCTCTCCCGTTGAATCACGCTGCTGAGGGCTGCATTGACTGCGGTCCTGGATCGACGCAATTCCGCTTCTGCTTCCCGCAATTCCGCTTCCAGAACATCCGTTTCCATTTTTGCGAGGACTTCACCCTGGGTGACGAAGTCCCCTTCTTCTACCATCACGGATTCCAGCCGACCGGCAGATTTCGTTGCGATATTGATCTCAACCGCTTCAATTCTTCCGTTACTGCTGGCAAATCCAGCGGGCAAGCCCGTGGGCTGGAAAAAATCCCACCCCAGAAAAACCAGGCCTCCAGTCAGCAACAGTATCCCCAGAAACAGGGCATTTTGCTTATCCATCTTGTTTCCTGACACAAAAATCAGAATCCCAAGTCTTCCTACTGCAGAAAAACCAAAAACCCTTGGAGGCCAGATGGGGTTTCTAAATTTTTTTGCGGTTTCCTGGAAAGACTATCTATCTGCACGGTCAGCCGCCTGTTGTATCTCAAGACACCAATAAAAAGTGTCGTGAGCCAAACGCTGATGACTATTCAGTCCAGACATTTAACTGTGTATCAGTTCACTTCTTCCCTATGTAGAAATCAGTCCACACATTTTACCTGTCGAATCTCAGAAAGGGAAATGCAAAAATGGTAAAGATGGTAAAATTAGGAATTATGTAAAAATCATATCAATCCCACTCAAATCTGGAATTCAATTCGCAGATTGTCAAATTCTGCATTCAGTCAAGCCTGCCCATCAAGATCATCTTGCTGAATCTGATCATCAGAAAAACATGTTCGTGTAATGAACAATCAACGAGTTCCTCGCTGATATCCTGCATGCCCATCGCAATGGAACCGTTTCAGCAGTCGGTTTATCCCATGAAAAAAAGAAGATTCATTTATCCTGTTTAAGTTGCTTCTGCGCAAGAGATTCGCAGTGATCTGGGAAGGTCACTTCTTTCTGATTTTTTGTCTCAAAATGCGAAATATGATGTTGCCAGGATTTGCCAGAACAGATACACTTCATGTAATTAGATTACATATAAACTATTAGCCAGGCTTACTGAAATGTTCTTTCGGCCATTTCCAGGCGGGAAGAAGCGGAGCCTGGACTGCATCGTTCGAAAGTCACTTACCTATCTGGAGGTAATTTTACATTGGCAGGTTCACCGAAATATTTACTGAGCGTCTCTCTGATTCTGCTGGGGGGACTTTCCGTCAGTTTGACCGGCTGTAACGAAGCCCAGACGGCACAACCCCCGAGGCCAGCCCCAACCGTCACGATTGCCAAACCGGTCGTCAAACAGATTGTCGAATGGGATGCCTACACCGGCCGTCTGGAGGCGATTGACTTTGTCGAAGTCCGGGCACGCGTCAGCGGTTACCTGAAATCGACACACTTCGATGAAGGGCAGGTTGTTACTAAAGGCGATCTGTTGTTTGTCATCGACCCCCGTCCCTTTGAGGCGGAGTTGAGTCTCGCCCAGGCAACGTTGAGTCAGTCGAATTCGCAGTTAGTGCAGGCCCGGGCTCAGCTGGAAGAAGCCAATGCGCAAAAAGAACAGACGCAGGCACAGCTGGGACTGGCGATGGCCCAGGTGAGGCGGGCCCGCTCCCTCAAATCCAAGAACGTGACCACACAGGATGAACTGGATCAACTGGAAGCAGCGTACCTGCAGGCCAAAGCAGATGTGGAAGCGAGCCAGGCCGGAATCAGTTCGGCAAAGGCAGCCATTGAGACGGCACAGGCCGTGATCGAAGCTTCCAAAGCTCAAGTGGAGACTGCAGAACTGAATCTGGACTATACCCGCATCTATGCCCCGGTAACGGGACGGATCAGCAAGAAGCAGGTGACCGAAGGAAACCTTGTCAGCGGGGGAACGTCAACTTCCACCATGCTGACGACCATCACCTCCGTCGCACCGATTTACTGTAACTTCGATGCCAATGAGCAGGAGGTTCTGAAATACACACGGCTGGCGCAGAACGGAAAACGTGCCAGCTCCCGGGTGGCGAAAAACCCGGTCTTCCTGGGACTGGTCGATGAGAAAGGCTTTCCCCACAAGGGGCATATGGACTTTGTAGACAACCGCTTTGACGTCGATACCGCGAGCATGCGGGCCCGGTGTATCTTTCCCAACAAAGACCACACGCTGGTCCCCGGCATGTTTGCCCGGATCCGGATTCCCGGCAGTGCGGCTTATAACGCCGTGCTGATACCGGACTCGGCTGTGGGCACCGATCAGTCGTCTCAGTTTGTGTATGTCGTTGTCGATAACAAGGTCGAACGTCGCGTGATTGAACCAGGTCCGATTGTGGACGGTCTGCGCGTCGTGCGCGAGGGTCTGAAAGGCGACGAGCAGTTGATCATCGCCGGTCTGTTGCTGGTGCGTCCGGAGATGGAGGTCCAGGTCAAGCCTGGGAAGATTGAAGTCGTGGAAGACGGGTTACCTAACTACTACGAACCGCTGCCCCCCGAACAATGGATCTCACCAGAGCCTGATCCGCTGCCGACGACTCCGTCGCCGAAGGTCAGTTCGCTCTTTGGAAAGTCGAGGAACGCCCCATGAAGTTCCCTCATTTCTTTATCGAACGACCGATCTTTGCATCGGTGCTCTCCTTTATCGTCGTGCTCGTCGGAGGGCTGGCATATTTCTCACTGCCGGTGTCTCAGTATCCTGACGTAGCACCGCCGACGATCGTGGTGCGCGCCAGCTACCCTGGTGCGACTCCGCAGGTGATTGCCGATACCGTTGCCACGCCGATTGAACAGGAAATGAACGGGGTAGACAACATGCTGTATATGGAATCGTCGTCCAGCAGTGACGGTACCATGCAGTTGACGGTAACCTTCAAGCTCGGTACGAACTTGGACGACGCGCAGGTGCTGGTGCAGAACCGTGTTGCAGTGGCCGAGGCCCGTCTACCCGAAGCAGTGCGGCAGATTGGCGTGACCACCCGGAAACAGATTCCCGACATGCTGATGGTGGTCCACCTGAATTCCCCCGACAACAGCCGGGATCAGCTCTATATCAGTAACTTTGCATTCCTGCGGATTCGAGATGCCCTGATGCGCCTGGATGGCGTGGGCGATATCCGGATTGCCGGCGGTAATGAATATTCAATGCGGATCTGGCTCGATATCGAGAAGATGACGCACGTCGGTCTGACGGTGGGCGACATCGTTTCGGAAATCCGCCAGCAGAATGCGCAGGTGGCTGCAGGTGTGATTGGTCAGCCCCCCATTGATGCCTCCGGTGATTTTCAATTGAACGTTACTACCCAGGGACGATTGCGCGAGGAAGATGAGTTCGGCGACATCATCGTCAAGCGGGGTGAAGACGGTCGGGTGACGCGTCTGAATGACGTGGCCCGGATTGAGCTGGGTGCCCAGGATTACTCCCGTATCAGTTACCTGGACGGGAAGCCGGCGGTTGCGGTGCTGGTTTACCAGCGCCCCGGGACGAATGCGGTTGATGCAGCTGCGGAAGTCAAGCAGACGATGGCCAATCTGAATAAGGACTTCCCCGAAGGGGTTGGCTATGAAATCGCGTATAACCCGACCGACTATGTGGAAGAATCGATCGCGGAAGTATTTGAAACGCTATATATCACGACCGCGCTGGTAGTGCTGACGGTATTCCTGTTTCTGCATGGCTGGCGACCGACGATCATTCCTGTGATTGCGATTCCGATTTCACTGATCGGGACTTTTGCAGCGATGCAGGTCCTGGGCGTGTCACTGAA contains:
- a CDS encoding class I SAM-dependent methyltransferase; translation: MRSLCFALLATVCLHLSPVMAQETATAPTATAPPQSVKPGINKSFLDPDLDVDKWVKRFEVESREVFRARDQIVKQLKLKPGDRIADVGTGTGLFVEPFSQAVGKKGWVFALDIVPKFVERVGKISDILELQNVTPVLCGQDDVRLPPGSIDAAFICDVYHHFEYPAQSMASLHEALVPGGQLILIDFERIPGKSREWTLGHVRAGKETFRKEVEDAGFDFVEEVKIPAFEENYFLRFKRK
- a CDS encoding ABC transporter permease, producing MRAEHIIQLGVKELWSLLRDPLMLVLIGIAFTGFVILGARSVSETLNKAPIAIIDEDQSPLSVRISGAFQQPCFLPPTAVNQSEMDARMDAGLDTFALNIPPDFQRDVLAGDAPQIQLNVDATRMNQAFNGSGYIQTMINQEVQEYVKHYRSVATSSVELAVRVRFNPELNKSWFGSIMKLIDQVTMLSIILTGAALIRERERGTIEHLLVMPVTPFEIMVSKLWSMGLVVLVATALSLIFVVQGIMNVPIQGSILLFLAGTIMQLFATTSMGIFMGTYARSMPQFGLLVILILLPLQMLSGGVTPRESMPEIIQNLMLMAPNTHYVMLAQAILYRGAGLAIVWPQFLALALIGAVFFLVALSRFRKTIESMA
- the rbbA gene encoding ribosome-associated ATPase/putative transporter RbbA; translation: MTDSAGTAVAAVPAGNDPVVRLTDISLKYGKTQALKSISLEVPAGKLIGLIGPDGVGKSSLLSLITGVRRIQQGQIEVLGGNISQAAHRRKVCPRIAYIPQGLGKNLYPTLSVFENVDFFGRLFGRSHFERAVHIQELLETTGLAPFSARPVGKLSGGMKQKLGLCCALIHDPQLLILDEPTTGVDPLSRRQFWDLIDRIRQEQPDISVLVATAYMDEAARFDQLIAMDSGRVLAEGTPQELLTRTETENLEEAYIALLPERKRLGHRKIELVPRVEHAGEQIVIEAQDLTKCFGDFVAVDRVNFRIQRGEIFGFLGSNGCGKTTTMKMLTGLLPASEGQAWLFGKKIDAQDLEIRRHVGYMSQSFSLYAELTVKQNLVLHAQLFQLPQERIPERVQQMLSRFELEEVEHDLPGSLPLGLQQRLSLAVALIHQPSLLILDEPTSGVDPVARDSFWEYLIELSRRDQVTIFISTHLINEAARCDRISLMHAGQVLISETPGRLVEKRNAASLEEAFIGYLEEAVSQQSDHVARKNLIQPPSKGQPAGPQPACSTINDHHHFSLRRMLSYSIRETLELRRDPIRLTLALLGTVILMFIMGYGINLDVEDLTFSVLDRDQTGTSRDYIFNMAGSRYFTERSPITDYQSLDQRMQAGELSVALEIPHGFARDLKRGKSVEIGVWIDGAMPARAETVQSYVQGLNLQWLKDQAVQFGREDEFADLVTIQTRFRYNPNVKSLVSMVPAVIPVLLLLIPSMLAALSVVREKELGSIINLYVTPVTRSEFILGKQIPYILVGMLNFLLLWEMAVVLFDVSLNGSFGALAVGAFIYCICATAMGLLISSFTRSQVAAIFVTAILTILPSTQFCGMMDPVSSLEGTGRLLGSIYPTTYFLTITRGTFSKGLGFAELYTDFIPLLASVPVLTGLSILLLRKQEA
- a CDS encoding HlyD family secretion protein, coding for MDKQNALFLGILLLTGGLVFLGWDFFQPTGLPAGFASSNGRIEAVEINIATKSAGRLESVMVEEGDFVTQGEVLAKMETDVLEAELREAEAELRRSRTAVNAALSSVIQRESEKAAAESLVKQRKAEVELAENRYKRAQRLLKSSAISTDEMESERSRFFGTQATLDAANARVAGADAAINTAKSQVIQAEAAVGAAQARIEQLQADIDDCTLNSPRTGRIQYRIAQPGEVLSAGGKVLNLVDLGEVYMIFFLPTTAAGQVKMGSEVRLLLDATPQYIIPAKISFVANVAQFTPKTVETAEERQKLMFRIKASIDPGLIKQHIHRVKTGLPGMAYVQLDEQAVWPANLEVRLPE
- a CDS encoding efflux RND transporter periplasmic adaptor subunit yields the protein MAGSPKYLLSVSLILLGGLSVSLTGCNEAQTAQPPRPAPTVTIAKPVVKQIVEWDAYTGRLEAIDFVEVRARVSGYLKSTHFDEGQVVTKGDLLFVIDPRPFEAELSLAQATLSQSNSQLVQARAQLEEANAQKEQTQAQLGLAMAQVRRARSLKSKNVTTQDELDQLEAAYLQAKADVEASQAGISSAKAAIETAQAVIEASKAQVETAELNLDYTRIYAPVTGRISKKQVTEGNLVSGGTSTSTMLTTITSVAPIYCNFDANEQEVLKYTRLAQNGKRASSRVAKNPVFLGLVDEKGFPHKGHMDFVDNRFDVDTASMRARCIFPNKDHTLVPGMFARIRIPGSAAYNAVLIPDSAVGTDQSSQFVYVVVDNKVERRVIEPGPIVDGLRVVREGLKGDEQLIIAGLLLVRPEMEVQVKPGKIEVVEDGLPNYYEPLPPEQWISPEPDPLPTTPSPKVSSLFGKSRNAP